One window of Desulfobacca acetoxidans DSM 11109 genomic DNA carries:
- a CDS encoding HIT family protein, with protein sequence MKPLWAPWRMDYILGEDKPSGCIFCPWEGEDLRARLILFSGRLSRIMMNKFPYANGHLLVSPLRHIPELDGLSHEELLDLMLKVRQSLKILRHVMNPDGFNVGLNLGAVAGAGVEAHLHFHIVPRWLGDTNFIPVFADVRVIPEHFQATYEKLYPHFQALADGEQ encoded by the coding sequence ATGAAACCTTTGTGGGCGCCTTGGCGCATGGACTATATCTTAGGGGAAGATAAACCCAGCGGCTGTATCTTCTGCCCCTGGGAGGGGGAAGACCTTCGGGCCAGGTTAATCTTATTCAGTGGTCGTCTCAGTCGGATCATGATGAACAAGTTTCCTTATGCCAACGGTCATCTGTTGGTGTCGCCACTGCGACATATTCCCGAGCTGGATGGTTTAAGTCATGAGGAACTGTTGGATCTAATGCTCAAGGTGCGCCAGTCATTGAAAATCTTGCGTCACGTGATGAATCCTGATGGTTTTAACGTGGGTTTAAATCTGGGCGCCGTAGCCGGAGCCGGGGTTGAGGCTCATTTGCATTTTCATATCGTGCCCCGTTGGCTGGGCGATACGAACTTCATCCCGGTTTTTGCCGACGTGCGGGTCATTCCGGAACATTTTCAAGCTACCTACGAGAAGCTGTATCCCCATTTTCAAGCCTTAGCGGACGGAGAGCAATAA
- a CDS encoding sodium:solute symporter family transporter, with amino-acid sequence MLSQSTVALAAFGYLLFLFALAFYGDRRRSQGRSLIANPYIYTLSLAVYCTSWTFYGSVGKAATQGMVFLSTYLGPTLGAFAWWFVARKILRVCKENNLTTLSDFLALRFGKSSFLGALATVGVLLAIIPYIGLQLKSVSDTFTILVHRNVAVLGRANILQDTAFYVALILVIFGILFGARHLDPTERHEGMVAAVAFESLVKLLAFLSIGVLVSWVLFSGWGDLFGRISRHQDFSRLPYLNTNPLNTFMLFLVESLLAMGAIILLPRQFHMTVVENTEERHLLTAMWLLPLYFFLINLFVAPIAFGGLLLGLPQMQADTFVLRLPLEHGYPFLALLAFLGGLSASTAMVAVASITVSTMLLNTLIMPSALRLHLADHLSPHLLLIKRLGILIVILLGYGSYRLIGVSMMLVDMGHIAFCGVVQLAPAVLGALYWREANKNGAIAGISIGFALWAYTLVLPPMVESGWLPTSILTSGPWGFPWLKPTSLFGLIGLDNLSHAFFWSMTSNILVFVCVSVLTRPDSEEEEQSGRFVDIFIGEAGRRREKRFTYLPSLDQLTQFMAKFINPQKAAEARQQFLDENKNREEEWGDQEKMQLAEFVERTIAGSIGPAAARIIMDGYLSSVGSRMEEVFDLFGRITSSLEESQEQLKRRVAELSVLYEAARKLTSSLYMPELMEGVLDLLVNRLGVERCAVRLLDGDGFLRIKSSRNLSPMAMEISIKPDMRPLLGQCLLTPQVISVADSSIVWDRLQGLYEEEPMASFVMAPIATETVSLGVLTAASNQKGFFAKEHVEFFQSLAGQLGLAVRSAQMVAHHIRNPLVAIGGFAHRLAKKLPPGSITQKYAEIIIKEAERLEKMVGDIVETTVVAIPREEESDINQVVRGALGIMKEAFEKKQIKLRVNLADGLSPLTMDVGNLKRALLQLIANALEALPSGGSLEVVTAQSPDGYVQIQIIDNGKGIPAAILPHIFDAFFSTKPAGPGLGLPIVHKIISQHGGQVSIASEENVGTTATVKLPIAKYA; translated from the coding sequence ATGTTGTCCCAAAGTACAGTTGCCCTGGCGGCATTTGGTTATCTACTATTCCTGTTCGCATTAGCTTTTTATGGCGACCGCCGGCGGTCTCAAGGCCGCAGTCTGATTGCCAATCCGTATATCTATACCCTCTCATTAGCTGTTTATTGCACCTCCTGGACGTTTTATGGCAGTGTCGGCAAGGCGGCTACCCAGGGAATGGTTTTTCTCTCGACCTACCTGGGGCCGACTTTGGGGGCTTTCGCCTGGTGGTTTGTGGCTCGCAAAATCCTCCGGGTGTGCAAGGAAAACAATCTTACGACGCTTTCCGACTTTTTGGCGCTGCGTTTTGGGAAAAGCAGTTTTCTGGGCGCTCTGGCTACTGTGGGGGTGTTGCTGGCTATAATCCCCTATATCGGACTCCAACTAAAATCGGTTTCTGACACGTTTACTATCTTGGTACACCGTAATGTTGCGGTCCTTGGCCGAGCCAATATCTTGCAAGACACCGCTTTCTATGTGGCCCTGATTTTGGTCATATTTGGCATTCTTTTCGGGGCCAGGCATCTTGATCCTACCGAACGTCACGAGGGTATGGTGGCGGCGGTGGCTTTTGAGTCTCTGGTCAAGCTGCTTGCTTTTCTATCAATCGGCGTTTTGGTCTCGTGGGTGCTATTTTCGGGTTGGGGCGACCTCTTCGGTCGCATCAGTCGCCATCAGGATTTCAGCCGATTGCCTTATTTGAACACCAATCCTTTAAATACCTTTATGTTATTCCTGGTGGAAAGTTTATTGGCCATGGGAGCCATTATTCTGTTACCCAGACAGTTTCATATGACCGTTGTCGAGAATACGGAAGAGAGGCATCTTCTTACCGCCATGTGGTTGTTGCCGTTGTATTTTTTCCTTATTAATCTGTTTGTTGCACCTATTGCCTTTGGCGGCCTGCTCTTGGGTTTGCCGCAGATGCAGGCCGATACCTTTGTGCTGCGTCTCCCTTTGGAGCACGGCTATCCATTCCTGGCCCTCCTGGCCTTTTTGGGAGGGTTGTCGGCCTCCACCGCCATGGTGGCCGTGGCCTCCATAACCGTCAGCACCATGTTGTTAAACACCTTGATTATGCCATCGGCTCTGCGTCTCCACCTAGCAGACCATCTTTCGCCGCATCTTCTACTGATCAAGCGTCTGGGCATCTTGATCGTCATTTTATTGGGGTACGGCAGTTATCGTTTGATTGGCGTTTCCATGATGTTGGTGGACATGGGACACATCGCCTTTTGTGGTGTGGTCCAATTGGCCCCGGCGGTTTTAGGTGCCCTGTATTGGCGGGAGGCAAACAAAAATGGGGCGATAGCGGGTATAAGTATCGGTTTTGCTCTTTGGGCCTATACCCTTGTCCTGCCGCCCATGGTGGAATCAGGTTGGCTGCCAACCTCTATCTTGACCTCGGGTCCATGGGGCTTTCCCTGGCTCAAACCCACCTCTCTTTTTGGTCTTATCGGGTTGGACAATCTCTCCCATGCCTTTTTCTGGTCAATGACGAGCAACATCCTGGTCTTTGTCTGCGTCTCGGTGCTCACCCGACCCGATTCCGAAGAAGAAGAGCAGAGCGGGCGTTTTGTCGACATCTTTATCGGTGAGGCGGGCCGCCGGAGGGAAAAACGCTTTACTTATCTCCCGAGCCTGGATCAGCTTACCCAATTTATGGCAAAATTCATCAATCCGCAAAAAGCGGCCGAAGCCCGCCAGCAATTCCTTGATGAGAATAAGAACCGAGAAGAAGAATGGGGCGATCAGGAGAAGATGCAGCTTGCTGAGTTCGTTGAGCGCACCATTGCCGGTTCTATCGGACCGGCTGCCGCTCGGATCATCATGGACGGTTATCTTTCTTCGGTAGGTTCCAGGATGGAAGAGGTTTTTGATCTCTTCGGGAGGATCACCAGTTCTTTGGAAGAGAGTCAGGAGCAACTTAAACGCCGGGTGGCGGAGCTCTCGGTGCTCTACGAAGCCGCGCGCAAGCTTACCTCCTCTCTATATATGCCCGAATTGATGGAAGGCGTGTTGGATCTGTTGGTGAATCGTTTAGGGGTGGAGAGGTGCGCCGTCCGGCTCTTGGATGGGGACGGTTTTCTGCGCATTAAGAGCTCCCGTAACCTATCGCCTATGGCAATGGAGATAAGCATCAAACCCGACATGCGGCCTCTCTTGGGGCAATGCCTTCTCACTCCTCAGGTTATTTCGGTGGCGGATAGCTCTATCGTCTGGGACCGCCTGCAGGGGTTGTATGAAGAGGAGCCGATGGCTTCTTTTGTCATGGCTCCGATCGCCACCGAAACGGTGTCGCTAGGCGTCCTCACTGCGGCTAGCAACCAAAAAGGTTTTTTTGCCAAGGAGCACGTCGAGTTTTTCCAATCCCTGGCTGGTCAATTGGGCCTGGCGGTGCGCAGCGCCCAGATGGTGGCCCACCACATCCGCAACCCCCTGGTAGCTATCGGCGGCTTTGCTCACCGGTTGGCCAAAAAGCTCCCGCCCGGATCGATTACTCAAAAATACGCCGAAATTATCATTAAAGAGGCAGAGCGGCTCGAAAAGATGGTGGGTGATATAGTTGAGACAACCGTCGTGGCTATTCCCCGGGAGGAGGAATCCGATATCAATCAGGTGGTGCGCGGCGCTTTAGGCATCATGAAAGAAGCCTTCGAAAAAAAGCAGATTAAATTAAGAGTGAATCTGGCCGATGGTCTGTCTCCTCTGACCATGGATGTGGGTAATTTAAAAAGGGCTTTGCTGCAACTGATTGCTAATGCCCTGGAGGCCCTGCCGTCGGGGGGCTCTCTGGAAGTTGTCACTGCGCAAAGTCCCGACGGTTATGTTCAGATTCAGATTATTGATAATGGCAAGGGAATTCCTGCCGCCATATTGCCCCATATTTTCGATGCCTTCTTCTCTACTAAGCCCGCCGGTCCGGGTTTAGGTCTCCCCATTGTTCACAAGATCATCTCGCAACACGGGGGGCAGGTCAGCATTGCTAGCGAGGAAAACGTCGGTACAACGGCAACTGTTAAGCTACCCATCGCCAAATATGCGTAA
- a CDS encoding asparaginase translates to MSEKLVEVTRGARVESIHFGDIAVVDREGRLTCSLGNPDMWVCLRSMAKPIQALPVITTGAARNFGFGDEELALFCGSLNGQDFQVALVEKVLARLGLSVEHLQCGVHAPSHRPTAQAMAKAGLAPSPLHNNCAGKHTAMLALCVHHGWPLDHYLDPGHPVQQLILHTIAVVTETPADQITVAIDGCGAPVFFVPLRHIALAYARFAAAGWSGPAAAPLDNAIKTLAHACLAHPRLIAGDGRICTDIMQALPGQVIAKTGAEGGYSLALLNKGLGVAIKISDGHARGLNSTAVEVLAQLRVLTAAAAEVLTAYHHSDIKNHRKEVVGQIRPAFELIKTG, encoded by the coding sequence ATGAGTGAGAAACTGGTGGAGGTCACCCGGGGGGCTCGGGTGGAGAGCATCCATTTCGGCGATATTGCCGTAGTTGACCGGGAAGGGCGCCTTACCTGCTCCTTAGGAAATCCCGACATGTGGGTCTGCCTGCGCTCCATGGCCAAACCGATACAGGCCTTACCCGTTATAACTACCGGTGCCGCCCGCAATTTCGGTTTTGGCGATGAAGAATTGGCACTTTTTTGCGGTTCTTTAAACGGCCAGGATTTTCAGGTCGCCCTCGTAGAAAAGGTTTTGGCACGGCTAGGTCTTAGCGTCGAGCACCTGCAATGCGGGGTTCACGCCCCCTCACATCGACCAACGGCGCAGGCCATGGCCAAAGCAGGTCTCGCCCCCAGCCCGCTGCATAACAACTGTGCCGGGAAACACACCGCCATGTTGGCCCTGTGTGTCCACCACGGTTGGCCCCTGGATCACTACTTAGATCCAGGTCATCCGGTACAGCAGCTTATCCTTCATACTATTGCCGTCGTCACCGAGACGCCAGCGGATCAGATAACCGTGGCCATAGACGGCTGCGGTGCACCGGTTTTTTTTGTTCCGTTAAGACACATTGCCCTGGCCTATGCCAGGTTCGCTGCGGCCGGGTGGAGCGGACCGGCGGCTGCGCCTCTCGATAACGCCATAAAAACGCTAGCCCACGCCTGTCTGGCACATCCTCGCCTGATCGCCGGCGATGGCCGCATCTGCACGGACATTATGCAGGCCCTCCCGGGTCAGGTAATTGCCAAGACCGGGGCAGAGGGAGGCTATAGCCTGGCCTTGCTAAACAAAGGACTCGGCGTCGCGATCAAGATCTCAGACGGACATGCCCGCGGGCTCAATTCCACCGCTGTGGAAGTCCTGGCCCAACTAAGGGTGTTGACCGCTGCGGCCGCCGAGGTCCTAACAGCTTATCATCACTCGGATATCAAAAACCACCGGAAGGAAGTCGTCGGCCAGATTCGCCCGGCCTTTGAATTGATTAAAACGGGTTGA
- a CDS encoding GAF domain-containing protein: MDIEILLIASILFQLLAAVLALRLIRITGRARAWIIIAGALFLMIIRRVISLYELLTSGYLHPIDISAEFVALVVSALFLLGISCIYPLFRTLQSSQEALRLNESRLAAVWELNQMTSAALQEVTDFALEAGVKLTRSQVGFVGMVDENEANLRILSWSRQVMDQCSVHSRPLLYPIATAGLWGEAVRRRRPLIVNDYEQSQEIKKGYPAGHISINRLLLVPVLDSGRVAALAAVGNKPEPYNEQDQRQLTLLLQGMWWHIQRQRSTQAMAHEIERMHQFQTKLIQTSNDGIIASDRQGNILIFNSGAETILGHRKEEVVGVIKVQELYSSGVARKILKELLSPRYGGRKRLVNYETVVLNKQGELIPVELSATLITDDHQVAAIVGFFRDLRERRLLQEKLLQNERLAILGRMAAHISHEIKNPLMVIGGFARQVRENLDGSPEKNLEKLQIIIDEIRRLEDFLLEVGRYGKFSEPHLVVGDLNVLIQEVCRFLDPILEEKRVRLKLDLDPKLPTFAFDPEHLRQVFLNLAKNSLEAMEHSGTLTFASRTVPGHILVEISDTGVGIPPEALAKIFQPFFSTKPRGSGLGLAISQQIMAAHQGEIQIASEPGRGTRVTLSFQVSF; this comes from the coding sequence ATGGATATTGAGATCCTTCTCATAGCATCAATCCTGTTCCAATTGCTGGCCGCGGTGTTGGCTCTGCGTCTCATCCGCATCACTGGCCGCGCCCGGGCCTGGATTATTATTGCCGGGGCCCTATTTCTGATGATCATCCGTCGAGTGATCAGCCTTTATGAATTGCTGACCTCTGGCTATCTACATCCGATTGATATTTCGGCTGAATTTGTGGCCCTTGTTGTCTCCGCCTTATTCCTCTTAGGTATATCCTGTATCTATCCGCTTTTTCGAACGCTCCAGAGTTCACAGGAGGCGCTGCGATTGAATGAATCCCGCCTGGCGGCGGTCTGGGAGCTGAACCAGATGACCTCCGCTGCATTGCAGGAAGTCACAGATTTTGCCCTGGAAGCCGGGGTTAAGCTAACCAGGAGTCAGGTCGGCTTCGTGGGAATGGTCGATGAGAACGAAGCCAACCTACGGATTCTTTCCTGGTCTCGCCAGGTCATGGACCAGTGTTCGGTTCATAGCCGGCCGTTGTTATATCCCATCGCCACCGCCGGATTATGGGGGGAAGCGGTACGCCGCCGCCGGCCGCTGATTGTCAACGATTATGAACAATCCCAGGAGATTAAAAAGGGCTACCCCGCTGGCCATATCTCGATTAACCGTCTCCTGTTGGTTCCAGTCCTAGATAGTGGCCGAGTAGCGGCATTGGCCGCTGTGGGCAACAAACCGGAGCCGTATAACGAGCAGGATCAGCGGCAGCTTACCTTACTGCTCCAGGGCATGTGGTGGCATATTCAACGCCAGCGTTCGACGCAGGCCATGGCTCATGAGATAGAGCGCATGCACCAATTTCAGACCAAGCTCATCCAGACCTCCAACGATGGCATTATTGCCAGCGATCGGCAGGGCAATATACTCATCTTCAATTCCGGAGCGGAAACGATCCTAGGACATCGGAAGGAAGAGGTGGTCGGTGTTATCAAGGTTCAGGAACTGTATTCTTCCGGAGTCGCCCGTAAGATTTTGAAAGAATTGCTATCTCCCCGGTATGGTGGCCGGAAGCGGTTGGTTAATTATGAAACCGTCGTTTTAAATAAACAGGGCGAATTGATTCCGGTAGAATTATCGGCCACACTTATTACCGATGACCACCAGGTGGCTGCAATTGTCGGCTTCTTCCGCGATCTGCGGGAACGGCGCCTGCTTCAGGAAAAGCTGTTGCAAAATGAGCGGCTGGCGATCCTGGGGCGGATGGCGGCTCATATCAGCCATGAAATTAAAAATCCGCTAATGGTTATTGGCGGTTTTGCTCGGCAGGTACGAGAGAATCTTGACGGTTCGCCGGAAAAAAATCTGGAGAAGCTGCAGATCATCATCGACGAAATCAGGCGCCTGGAAGATTTTCTGTTGGAAGTGGGGCGTTATGGAAAATTTTCGGAGCCGCATTTGGTGGTGGGTGATCTTAATGTGCTCATCCAGGAGGTTTGCCGCTTTCTGGACCCGATTTTGGAAGAAAAAAGGGTGAGACTTAAACTAGACCTAGACCCCAAACTTCCCACTTTTGCATTTGATCCGGAACACCTGCGGCAGGTTTTCCTGAATCTGGCCAAAAACAGTCTGGAGGCCATGGAACATTCCGGAACTTTGACTTTCGCCAGCCGCACCGTTCCCGGACACATTCTGGTAGAGATCAGCGACACTGGCGTTGGTATTCCCCCCGAGGCGCTGGCCAAGATTTTCCAGCCCTTCTTTTCCACGAAACCACGGGGCTCCGGCTTAGGTCTGGCCATTTCCCAACAGATTATGGCGGCTCACCAGGGTGAGATCCAGATCGCCAGTGAACCCGGCCGGGGGACTCGGGTTACCCTCTCTTTTCAAGTTTCTTTTTGA
- a CDS encoding lysophospholipid acyltransferase family protein, with the protein MNPKQFISRRLRLNLSKFLQMRLNSWLIRFLPFFLSRCYLIALGRLYYFFNRKEKQLIKQTITYVWSEKLTASELRRMVRKTFKGIFDHYHEKLFLAYSPFNRVKKFLGKRLRFEGEEALQQALAAGKGAILATGHFGAVEFLPAALAFKGYKVAIICRFQTSRLRDTLVERAGQVDLEVIDADRGNCLLAALKALKQGKIIITESDEFDEWKAKDDYQISFLGAWLDYDRSLDILSKRSGSPVVSALVSRHGKGYALQLTPITLKSSTETRMGEKCLAVLENMLQACPTQWYQWKKFGKMISPYLENIAPAVKPSLAPARFTLRHAH; encoded by the coding sequence ATGAATCCGAAACAATTTATCTCCCGTCGGCTGCGTCTCAATCTCAGCAAATTCCTCCAGATGAGACTGAATAGCTGGTTGATCCGATTCCTGCCCTTCTTCCTTTCACGCTGCTACCTCATTGCTTTAGGCCGACTCTACTATTTTTTCAATCGCAAGGAAAAGCAATTAATTAAGCAGACCATTACCTATGTCTGGAGTGAGAAATTAACTGCTTCAGAGCTGCGCCGGATGGTCCGAAAGACTTTTAAGGGTATCTTCGATCACTATCACGAAAAGCTTTTTTTGGCCTATTCCCCTTTTAATCGGGTGAAAAAGTTCCTGGGTAAACGACTGCGATTCGAGGGCGAAGAAGCGCTGCAGCAGGCCTTGGCGGCCGGGAAAGGCGCCATTCTGGCCACCGGCCATTTTGGCGCGGTGGAATTCCTGCCGGCGGCGTTGGCCTTTAAAGGCTATAAGGTCGCCATTATTTGCCGTTTTCAGACAAGTCGACTACGAGACACGTTAGTTGAGCGCGCCGGGCAGGTGGATCTCGAAGTAATTGACGCGGACCGCGGCAACTGCCTTTTAGCGGCCCTGAAAGCATTGAAACAGGGAAAGATTATCATTACCGAGTCAGATGAGTTTGATGAGTGGAAGGCAAAGGATGATTACCAGATCTCTTTCTTGGGTGCCTGGCTGGACTATGACCGATCTCTGGACATTTTGAGCAAACGCTCAGGCTCTCCGGTGGTTTCAGCCTTAGTGAGCCGCCATGGCAAGGGTTATGCTCTGCAGTTGACCCCCATTACCCTAAAATCGTCGACTGAAACGAGGATGGGAGAAAAGTGCCTGGCAGTGCTGGAGAATATGCTCCAGGCGTGTCCGACACAATGGTATCAATGGAAAAAATTCGGCAAGATGATCAGTCCATATCTGGAAAACATCGCGCCAGCAGTCAAACCTTCGTTGGCACCGGCGCGTTTTACTCTTCGCCATGCACACTAA
- a CDS encoding OmpP1/FadL family transporter has product MPRDVAVYLIVLCMVLWKVSGVYAAGFAVLQQGTAAMAQGNAFVAQADDPSAIFYNPAGLIQLKQPEIYLNSVLSSTNRTYNSPTGLHATAKHEIFSVPAFYAVLPLNERFVAGLGLFTPFGLGTEWPSTWAGQYLTTKSKLQTFNLNPVISVKLLDNLSGAVGFDVLWSKVQIRRKTVRFVPPLRDIDNDFKGDGVGFGYNLGLLYEPMEGVKLGVHYRSEIKVTHSGDLSVSLLDNVGGEADVVFPPSVTWGCAYSRIKPFVFEFDVTWTGWSTYKNLLLTLNQPIPATIPPATLSSILQEKNWDDTWAFRFGANYELRPGMKARVGYIYDLTPVPSDTFDPTIPDANRHIFTIGGDTQIGRFTLGFAYNYILSENRSKANMLAINGTPLPAANQANGKYESDNHSLGFSLSCKF; this is encoded by the coding sequence GTGCCAAGAGACGTTGCCGTCTACTTGATAGTTTTGTGCATGGTGTTATGGAAGGTATCTGGGGTGTATGCAGCCGGCTTCGCCGTCTTGCAGCAGGGGACGGCGGCAATGGCCCAGGGTAATGCTTTCGTAGCACAAGCTGATGATCCCTCTGCCATCTTTTACAATCCCGCCGGTTTGATCCAGTTAAAGCAACCTGAGATCTACCTTAATTCGGTTCTCAGCAGTACCAATCGCACCTACAATAGCCCGACGGGTCTACATGCCACCGCCAAACACGAGATCTTTTCTGTACCCGCCTTTTATGCCGTTTTGCCTCTGAATGAACGTTTTGTCGCCGGGTTGGGGTTGTTTACCCCCTTCGGTTTAGGAACCGAGTGGCCCTCGACCTGGGCCGGACAATACCTCACCACCAAGTCCAAGCTGCAGACATTTAACCTCAATCCGGTAATCTCGGTGAAACTGCTCGATAACTTATCCGGCGCCGTGGGTTTTGACGTTTTATGGTCGAAGGTGCAGATCCGCCGCAAGACCGTCCGCTTTGTACCCCCGTTGCGGGATATCGACAATGATTTCAAGGGCGATGGGGTTGGCTTCGGCTATAACCTGGGGTTGTTGTATGAACCGATGGAAGGCGTCAAGTTGGGTGTCCATTATCGGAGTGAGATCAAGGTGACCCATAGCGGCGATCTGAGCGTCTCTCTGCTAGATAATGTCGGAGGTGAGGCGGATGTGGTCTTCCCTCCTTCGGTGACTTGGGGTTGCGCCTATAGCCGGATCAAACCTTTTGTCTTTGAATTCGACGTAACCTGGACGGGCTGGTCAACCTACAAGAACCTACTCCTCACACTAAACCAGCCAATCCCGGCAACAATTCCGCCTGCCACTCTTTCCTCGATCCTGCAGGAGAAAAATTGGGACGATACCTGGGCCTTCCGATTCGGTGCCAATTACGAACTTCGCCCCGGCATGAAAGCTCGTGTGGGCTATATCTACGATCTGACGCCAGTGCCTTCCGACACCTTCGACCCGACCATTCCCGATGCCAACCGGCATATTTTTACCATTGGCGGTGATACCCAAATCGGTCGCTTCACCCTCGGGTTTGCCTACAACTACATCCTGAGTGAAAATCGTTCCAAAGCAAACATGTTGGCGATTAATGGCACACCGTTGCCGGCGGCCAACCAAGCCAATGGCAAATATGAAAGTGACAATCATTCTTTGGGTTTCAGCCTCTCCTGTAAATTCTAA
- a CDS encoding 3-hydroxyacyl-CoA dehydrogenase NAD-binding domain-containing protein, with product MQTQEIKKMLVIGAGLMGRQIALQGALFEVEVVMYGRSEISLARARRHLKRYASYLTQGGFIGSDKAAQALKRITLTTDPIVAAANVDLVSESVTENLSLKQQIWAQFGPLLPAQAILTTNSSMLLPSEFAAACGRPERFLAWHFHQLCFIKNVVDIMPHAQTDLQYVQTLTEFSRRLQLQPIVLRKEHRGYVFNAMLTNLLTAALELVVADVANVEDIDRAWKTVMQTPQGPFGIMDGVGLDTVAHILRFGVAVAPENPLYAGALEWLQPKIEQGHLGQKTGRGFYSYSRPKLASVS from the coding sequence ATGCAAACTCAGGAAATTAAAAAAATGCTCGTCATCGGCGCCGGCCTGATGGGCCGCCAGATCGCCCTCCAGGGTGCCCTTTTTGAGGTAGAGGTAGTCATGTATGGCCGTTCCGAAATTTCTCTGGCCCGAGCCCGCCGCCATCTCAAGCGATATGCTTCCTATCTCACTCAAGGTGGGTTTATCGGTTCGGACAAGGCTGCCCAAGCCCTGAAGCGCATCACCTTGACCACAGATCCAATCGTCGCAGCTGCCAATGTAGACCTGGTAAGCGAATCGGTTACCGAAAACCTATCGCTGAAACAGCAGATTTGGGCTCAGTTCGGGCCGCTGCTCCCGGCTCAGGCCATTTTGACCACCAATTCATCTATGCTTCTGCCATCCGAATTTGCTGCCGCATGTGGTCGGCCAGAGCGATTTCTGGCATGGCATTTTCACCAGCTCTGTTTTATCAAGAATGTCGTGGATATCATGCCGCATGCACAAACCGATCTGCAATACGTCCAAACCCTAACGGAGTTTTCCCGCCGTCTGCAACTCCAACCGATCGTACTCAGGAAAGAACATCGCGGTTACGTCTTTAACGCCATGCTGACCAACCTGCTGACGGCAGCCCTGGAATTAGTCGTTGCTGACGTGGCCAACGTTGAGGATATTGATCGGGCCTGGAAGACAGTTATGCAGACGCCGCAGGGACCTTTCGGCATCATGGATGGGGTGGGATTAGACACTGTGGCCCATATTCTGCGCTTTGGAGTGGCCGTAGCCCCCGAAAATCCTCTCTATGCGGGAGCTTTGGAGTGGCTGCAACCGAAGATCGAGCAGGGCCATTTAGGACAAAAAACCGGCAGGGGATTTTATAGCTATTCCCGCCCCAAACTGGCGTCAGTTAGTTGA
- a CDS encoding lipopolysaccharide assembly protein LapA domain-containing protein, with protein MRLVKVVLVLLVLFIGFLLVRQNHDVLTQTAQFKLNLYIISFQSAPHSLWVLLTFALFLGIFGTGLYTLLGLLKQRQANRQLRHDLEVLKSEIQTIKPKTESTPPISQAADLSQSI; from the coding sequence ATGCGCCTGGTAAAAGTAGTCCTGGTCCTCCTCGTGCTGTTCATCGGCTTTCTGCTGGTACGGCAGAATCATGATGTTCTCACTCAGACAGCGCAATTCAAATTGAATCTTTATATTATTTCTTTTCAGAGCGCACCGCACTCCCTATGGGTGCTTCTGACTTTTGCGTTATTCTTGGGGATTTTCGGGACCGGACTTTACACTTTGCTGGGTCTTTTGAAACAACGGCAGGCCAATCGGCAGTTGCGTCATGACCTGGAGGTCTTGAAAAGTGAAATTCAGACCATCAAACCCAAGACCGAATCGACGCCGCCGATTAGCCAGGCTGCCGACCTGTCTCAGTCGATCTAA